The Pseudopipra pipra isolate bDixPip1 chromosome 6, bDixPip1.hap1, whole genome shotgun sequence genome includes a region encoding these proteins:
- the EIF2B2 gene encoding translation initiation factor eIF2B subunit beta, giving the protein MPGAAERGSELSEQIEAFAARLRRGGERPRSEDTARQTLSLLRKIVGHGRWSRAGELMDLIRTEGQRMTAAQPSETTVGNMVRRVLKVIREEYGRLHGRSEESDQQESLHKLLTSGGLSEDFRTPYPSLRANVIEAINEMLIELEGTTDNIAMQALEHIHSNEVIMTIGYSRTVEAFLKEAARKRKFQVIVAECAPFCQGHEMAVRLSKENIETTVMSDAAIFAVMSRVNKVIIGTKTILANGALIAVSGTHTLALAAKHHSTPLIVCAPMFKLSPQFPNEEDSFHKFVSPQEVLPFTEGEILAKINVHCPVFDYVPPELITLFISNIGGNAPSYIYRLMSELYHPDDYEL; this is encoded by the exons ATGCCGGGCGCCGCCGAGCGGGGCTCGGAGCTCTCGGAGCAGATCGAGGCCTTCGCGGCGCGGCTGCGGCGCGGTGGGGAGCGGCCGCGCTCCGAGGACACGGCGCGGCAGACGCTGTCGCTGCTGCGGAAGATCGTCGGGCACGGGCGATGGAGCCGGGCCG GGGAGCTCATGGATCTGATCCGGACAGAGGGCCAGAGGATGACGGCAGCACAGCCATCAGAGACAACTGTGGGCAACATGGTGCGACGAGTATTGAAGGTCATTCGTGAGGAGTATGGCAG GCTTCATGGGCGCAGTGAGGAAAGTGATCAGCAAGAATCCCTGCACAAACTCCTGACTTCTGGAGGACTGAGCGAGGATTTCAGAACCCCTTATCCCTCCCTCAGAGCTAACGTTATTGAAGCTATTAATGAGATGCTGATAGAGCTAG AGGGCACCACTGATAACATTGCGATGCAGGCGCTGGAGCACATCCACTCCAATGAGGTGATCATGACCATCGGCTACTCGCGCACTGTTGAGGCCTTCCTGAAGGAAGCTGCCCGCAAGCGGAAGTTCCAGGTCATCGTGGCAGAGTGTGCGCCATTCTGCCAG GGTCATGAAATGGCTGTCCGACTATCTAAAGAGAATATTGAAACTACTGTCATGAGTGATGCAGCTATTTTTGCTGTCATGTCTCGAGTCAACAAG GTCATCATTGGTACAAAGACAATCCTGGCCAATGGTGCCCTGATTGCTGTGAGTGGGACTCACACTCTGGCACTGGCAGCTAAACACCACTCCACTCCGCTCATCGTGTGTGCTCCCATGTTCAAGCTTTCACCGCAG TTCCCTAATGAAGAAGACTCATTCCACAAGTTTGTGTCACCACAGGAAGTGCTGCCATTCACAGAAG GGGAGATCCTGGCAAAGATCAACGTTCACTGCCCAGTTTTTGACTATGTCCCTCCAGAGCTCATTACTCTCTTCATTTCTAACATTGGGGGTAATGCACCTTCTTATATCTACCGCCTCATGAGCGAGCTCTACCATCCAGATGACTACGAACTCTAA